One region of Olleya sp. Hel_I_94 genomic DNA includes:
- a CDS encoding enoyl-CoA hydratase/isomerase family protein codes for MNFENILTKTANGITTITINRPSKLNALNKATITELHHAFDNANKDVDTKVIIITGSGEKAFVAGADISEFANFTVENGGKLAALGQEMLFDFVQNLQTPVIAAVNGFALGGGLELAMAAHFRIASDNAKMGLPEVSLGVIPGYGGTQRLPQLVGKGRAMEMVMTAGMIDADTALNYGLVNHVVALEELIPLAEKIASKIMRNSSVAIGKAIQAINANYTDGVNGFDIEIKEFGACFGTADFKEGTTAFLEKRKADFPGN; via the coding sequence ATGAATTTCGAAAACATACTTACTAAAACAGCAAACGGAATAACAACTATTACAATTAATAGACCTTCAAAATTAAATGCGTTAAATAAGGCTACTATTACTGAGCTTCATCATGCATTTGATAATGCAAATAAAGACGTAGACACTAAGGTGATTATTATAACCGGAAGCGGAGAAAAAGCATTTGTAGCAGGAGCAGATATTAGCGAGTTTGCAAATTTTACTGTTGAAAATGGTGGTAAATTAGCAGCGCTTGGTCAGGAAATGTTATTTGACTTTGTTCAAAATTTACAAACGCCTGTTATTGCAGCTGTCAATGGTTTTGCGCTTGGTGGAGGATTAGAGTTGGCGATGGCTGCACATTTTAGAATTGCCAGTGATAACGCAAAAATGGGATTGCCAGAAGTAAGTTTAGGTGTAATACCTGGTTATGGTGGTACGCAACGTTTACCACAATTAGTTGGTAAAGGTCGTGCAATGGAAATGGTTATGACTGCAGGAATGATTGATGCTGATACAGCATTAAACTATGGATTAGTTAATCACGTTGTAGCTTTAGAAGAATTAATACCTCTCGCCGAAAAAATAGCAAGTAAAATTATGCGTAACTCAAGCGTAGCAATTGGTAAAGCTATTCAAGCAATAAATGCTAACTACACAGATGGTGTTAATGGATTTGATATAGAAATTAAGGAATTTGGTGCTTGTTTTGGTACAGCAGACTTTAAAGAAGGTACAACTGCATTTTTAGAAAAACGTAAAGCAGATTTTCCTGGAAACTAA
- a CDS encoding sensor histidine kinase, with the protein MKITRLSLRLRIFFAMIFLVLLASILIALVAAYQYSEETQDYHKLRLERKEISIKRHINFIIKETSFEVVPEKLPLIFKDEIYKIANVHGLQVNLYDLEGSLLISSKAALPYDIAEKCVKAEALNTLSNTTTHRFVELREEKGESFRSSYTYIVDEKFKPLAILNLPYLENDDFLSKELNEFFERLGYAYLLMLIIAIVLAYFLSKYITKTLKTISDKMNQTRLEKRNEKIEIESTTEEISTLVKAYNSMIDQLEESAVKLAKSEREQAWREMAKQVAHEIKNPLTPMRLTVQSFQRKFNPEDPDIVQKLDEYSKTLIQQIDTMSAIAGAFSNFAKMPAQQNELLDVVKIVDLALDIFNEDYIQFAPEKDEIIAKFDRTQLIRVITNLVKNAIQAIPDDRIPQVIVKVFEDNNRVVLNISDNGIGISDQNKDKVFEPKFTTKSSGMGLGLAMVKNIVETYQGTITFTSVKDVGTTFTVSFPKEY; encoded by the coding sequence ATGAAAATTACTAGACTTTCTTTACGACTTCGCATCTTTTTTGCGATGATTTTTTTGGTCCTTTTGGCATCCATTTTAATTGCATTAGTTGCTGCTTATCAGTATAGCGAAGAAACTCAAGATTACCATAAGTTACGTTTAGAAAGAAAAGAAATTAGCATAAAACGTCACATTAACTTTATTATTAAAGAAACCTCTTTTGAGGTGGTTCCAGAAAAGTTACCCTTAATTTTTAAAGATGAAATCTATAAAATAGCTAACGTACATGGACTTCAGGTTAACTTGTACGATTTAGAAGGGTCCTTGCTAATTTCTTCCAAAGCAGCATTGCCTTATGATATTGCAGAAAAATGCGTAAAAGCGGAAGCGCTTAATACATTATCTAATACCACTACTCATAGATTTGTCGAGTTAAGAGAAGAAAAAGGAGAAAGTTTTAGATCGTCTTATACCTACATTGTCGATGAGAAATTTAAACCATTAGCCATATTAAATTTACCTTATTTAGAAAATGATGACTTTTTATCTAAAGAGTTAAATGAATTTTTTGAGCGTTTGGGATATGCTTACCTTTTAATGTTAATTATAGCAATTGTTTTAGCTTATTTTTTGTCAAAATATATAACTAAAACATTAAAAACTATTAGTGATAAAATGAATCAAACACGTTTAGAAAAACGTAATGAAAAGATAGAAATTGAAAGTACAACAGAAGAAATCTCTACTTTAGTAAAAGCATATAATAGCATGATTGATCAGTTAGAAGAAAGTGCTGTTAAGCTTGCTAAAAGCGAGCGCGAACAAGCTTGGAGAGAAATGGCTAAACAGGTAGCTCATGAGATTAAAAATCCATTAACACCAATGCGTTTAACGGTTCAAAGTTTTCAGCGTAAGTTTAATCCAGAAGATCCAGATATAGTACAAAAATTGGATGAGTATAGTAAAACACTAATACAGCAAATTGATACTATGAGTGCAATTGCAGGTGCTTTTTCTAATTTTGCTAAAATGCCAGCACAACAAAACGAACTACTTGATGTGGTTAAAATTGTAGACTTAGCGTTGGATATTTTTAATGAAGATTATATCCAGTTTGCACCAGAAAAAGACGAAATTATTGCCAAATTTGATCGTACCCAATTAATTAGAGTGATTACCAATTTAGTTAAAAATGCAATACAAGCTATTCCAGATGATAGGATACCTCAAGTTATTGTAAAAGTATTTGAGGATAACAATCGCGTTGTTTTAAATATTTCGGATAATGGAATAGGGATTTCTGATCAAAATAAAGACAAAGTCTTTGAGCCAAAATTTACAACAAAGTCTAGCGGAATGGGTCTTGGTTTGGCAATGGTAAAAAATATAGTAGAAACCTATCAAGGAACAATTACCTTTACATCTGTTAAAGATGTTGGAACAACCTTTACGGTTTCATTTCCAAAAGAATATTAA
- a CDS encoding CopD family protein, producing MEYYNYIKSLHLIFVVTWFAGLFYIPRLFVYQIEAFYKPSPDKEILGDQLKLMAKRLWFIITWPSAILATIFAVWLLILQPFWLQQPWMHVKLTFVVLLFLYQFQTHIYFKQLQNDVVKKSSNFMRMYNEGATFILFAVVFLVILKSAINWMFGVIGIFVLGVLLMLGFKVYKRIREKNPKA from the coding sequence ATGGAGTACTATAATTACATTAAATCATTACATCTCATATTTGTAGTCACGTGGTTTGCTGGTTTATTTTATATACCAAGATTATTTGTTTATCAAATAGAAGCATTTTATAAACCCTCTCCAGATAAAGAAATTTTAGGAGATCAGTTAAAGCTTATGGCTAAACGCTTGTGGTTTATTATTACTTGGCCTAGTGCTATATTAGCTACAATTTTTGCAGTTTGGTTATTAATTTTACAACCGTTTTGGTTGCAGCAACCTTGGATGCATGTTAAGTTAACCTTTGTGGTATTGTTATTTTTATATCAATTTCAAACACATATTTACTTTAAACAATTACAAAATGATGTGGTTAAAAAATCTTCAAATTTTATGCGTATGTATAATGAAGGTGCCACATTTATACTTTTTGCAGTTGTCTTTTTAGTAATACTTAAAAGTGCCATAAATTGGATGTTTGGCGTTATAGGTATTTTTGTTTTAGGGGTTTTACTTATGTTAGGCTTTAAGGTTTATAAGCGCATCAGAGAGAAAAATCCAAAAGCTTAA
- a CDS encoding MATE family efflux transporter, translating to MQTSKSSNLGTEAISKLLIKQAVPASIGILVMSLNILVDTIFVGQWIGSTAIAAINVVLPVSFFIAALGMSIGIGGSSIISRALGADNKEKALKTFGNQVSLTLLFTVSFAAFGLYFVDQLIPAFGGKGAIFDPAKVYYEIILYGVPVLGFVMMGNSVIRAEGKPKFAMYAMLIPSVGNLVLDYIFIGVLDMGMSGAAWATTGSYIVSFLFIFWYFLSDNSELKINVSHFKLHKKIVAEIGSLGFVTLSRQAVVSVTFLLVNNALFDFGGETSVTAYAIVGRMSMFALFPVFGITQGFIPIAGYNYGSEQYDRVKQVIYVAIKYATILATIVFAILMLFPEAITKLFTTDIQVLKVTPNNMRWAFAAIPILAIQLIGAAYFQAVGKALPALFLTLTRQAIFFIPLMYILPMYFGEFGIWVSFPISDILSTIVTAFFLLREVRLKLN from the coding sequence ATGCAGACAAGCAAATCTTCAAACTTAGGGACAGAAGCCATAAGCAAACTCTTGATAAAACAAGCAGTGCCTGCATCTATTGGTATTTTGGTAATGTCACTAAATATTTTAGTGGATACTATTTTTGTAGGTCAATGGATTGGGTCTACAGCAATTGCAGCTATAAATGTTGTGCTACCAGTCTCTTTTTTTATTGCTGCCTTAGGGATGAGTATTGGTATTGGAGGTTCTTCAATTATTTCTCGTGCTTTAGGTGCAGACAATAAAGAAAAAGCTTTAAAAACCTTTGGTAATCAAGTCTCTTTAACATTGTTGTTTACTGTAAGTTTTGCTGCTTTTGGGCTTTATTTTGTAGATCAATTAATTCCTGCTTTTGGAGGTAAAGGTGCTATTTTTGATCCAGCAAAAGTGTATTACGAGATTATCCTGTACGGAGTTCCTGTTTTGGGTTTTGTAATGATGGGTAATAGTGTAATACGTGCAGAAGGTAAACCCAAATTTGCAATGTATGCTATGCTAATTCCTTCCGTTGGAAATTTAGTATTAGATTATATTTTTATTGGAGTATTAGATATGGGAATGTCTGGTGCTGCTTGGGCTACAACAGGCTCATATATCGTGTCATTTTTGTTTATTTTCTGGTATTTTTTATCAGATAATTCTGAATTAAAAATAAACGTTTCTCATTTTAAATTACATAAAAAAATAGTTGCCGAAATCGGATCTCTAGGTTTTGTAACCCTATCAAGACAAGCTGTAGTTAGTGTTACTTTTTTACTAGTTAATAATGCGTTGTTTGATTTTGGTGGTGAAACTTCTGTAACAGCCTATGCAATTGTAGGAAGGATGAGTATGTTTGCGTTATTTCCTGTGTTTGGTATTACGCAAGGATTTATTCCTATAGCAGGTTACAATTATGGATCAGAGCAGTATGATCGTGTTAAACAGGTAATTTATGTTGCTATTAAATATGCGACTATTTTAGCAACTATAGTTTTTGCTATTTTAATGTTGTTTCCAGAAGCTATTACTAAATTATTTACAACAGATATACAGGTTTTAAAAGTTACACCAAACAACATGCGTTGGGCTTTTGCTGCCATTCCTATATTAGCAATTCAGTTAATTGGAGCTGCTTATTTTCAGGCAGTAGGGAAGGCTTTACCTGCGTTATTCTTAACATTAACAAGACAGGCTATTTTCTTTATTCCTTTGATGTATATATTACCAATGTATTTTGGCGAATTTGGTATTTGGGTGTCCTTTCCAATTTCGGATATTTTATCTACAATCGTAACCGCTTTCTTTTTACTTAGGGAAGTAAGGCTTAAATTAAATTAA
- the hemH gene encoding ferrochelatase — translation MKKGILLVNLGSPESPTPKDVKKYLGEFLMDERVIDVPLWARTLLVKGIILNTRPKQSAKAYQKIWWDNGSPLIVLSEQLQEKVQEKVDFPVALAMRYGSMTIKKGLQELVDKGVEEVFLIPLYPQFAMATTETILVLAEEVRQANFPNLKIDSLPAFYNKPDYIKVLAESIKGHLQGKNYEHLLFSYHGVPERHIRKSDITNGHCKIDGSCCETASKAHEFCYRHQCKEVTRLVGQYLGLEVNTYSTSFQSRLGFDPWLQPYTDRTIERLGKQGIKNMAIVTPAFVSDCLETLEEIAMEGEEIFHEVGGEGFTTIPCLNTDQNWVNLLADWINDWSKTAVKG, via the coding sequence ATGAAAAAAGGAATACTACTTGTAAATTTAGGGTCACCAGAAAGTCCGACTCCAAAAGATGTTAAAAAATATTTGGGAGAATTTTTAATGGACGAGCGTGTTATAGATGTTCCGCTTTGGGCTAGGACGCTTTTAGTTAAAGGAATAATTTTAAACACTAGACCTAAACAAAGTGCAAAAGCTTACCAGAAAATTTGGTGGGATAATGGGTCACCATTAATTGTGCTTTCAGAGCAGTTACAAGAAAAGGTTCAAGAAAAAGTAGACTTTCCGGTAGCTTTAGCTATGCGTTACGGAAGTATGACTATTAAAAAAGGGCTTCAAGAATTGGTTGATAAAGGTGTGGAAGAAGTCTTTTTAATTCCGTTATATCCTCAATTTGCTATGGCAACTACCGAAACCATTTTGGTGTTAGCAGAGGAGGTTAGACAAGCCAATTTTCCTAATTTAAAAATTGATAGCTTACCGGCTTTTTATAACAAGCCTGATTATATTAAAGTGTTAGCCGAGTCTATTAAAGGTCATTTACAAGGTAAAAATTACGAGCATTTATTATTCTCGTATCATGGTGTTCCAGAGCGACATATTAGAAAAAGCGATATTACTAATGGACATTGTAAAATTGATGGTAGTTGTTGCGAAACCGCAAGTAAAGCACATGAGTTTTGTTATAGACACCAATGTAAAGAGGTTACCAGATTAGTTGGACAATATTTAGGTTTGGAAGTCAATACGTATTCTACCTCGTTTCAATCTAGATTAGGTTTTGATCCATGGTTACAACCTTATACAGATCGTACTATAGAACGTTTAGGTAAACAAGGTATAAAAAATATGGCGATTGTTACACCTGCTTTTGTTAGCGATTGTTTAGAAACTTTAGAAGAAATAGCAATGGAAGGAGAAGAAATTTTTCATGAAGTTGGAGGAGAGGGCTTTACAACAATACCTTGTTTAAATACAGATCAAAATTGGGTAAACTTATTAGCAGATTGGATTAACGATTGGTCTAAAACTGCTGTTAAGGGATAA
- a CDS encoding TraB/GumN family protein, with the protein MKNYIFALFCAISFTSLSQNQNNDQSLLWEISGNNLTKSSYIYGTMHVSAKVAFRLDDVFFKALENSESIALESDPSTWLAFNYQTTTLTPQNYSQSYDKNFYSTLFGIEHPEEVAIRGSIRSDNRMINGYLYRKDGYADNFEEETYLDMFIYQAGKKKNKAIYSLEDIEESRYLVSKAQRNARKNKIDPWLTKLYEKENPYLVQENTYRDRNLALLDSIGVASNTEYFRENMLYIRNANMVHVLDSLMQSQSVFAGVGAAHLPGNKGMLKMLEDKGYTVKPLLSKQTTVAQTKKEQIEAFIAPTSITKQSTPDGFLTLKAFTELYEFYYGGQKYYISPDMTNGAYLTISRFNTFDYLPNDKEISLNRLDNFLFEDIPGDIIKKEILSNPYPGISILNKTKKGDYQKYHIYKTPLEVVVIKFAGQKEYVLKNEAPIFKSIKFKTPTNTLTTFTSAYNKYKVNFPEYHTTDNVQNAGQKLIQGKIKDDYYFVKEVAFNDVYYIEEDKFEAKYIVTNFFKDFEIEDSTGEYKNNKYYSYEGVAKKDSTSLENIHLKSIVKDGSYFLLGYIGTNKDLADNFFKSFKFTPINQEGFTKIIDTSLHFSVVTNTKSTPPYDYYSYSTPKDYEEKTKRTTYYSKSNEQVYISKLKFHDLQMYKNVDSLWNEIDAELKAVEKIDGFKKYNISDKKKYKKDNQYVYEYTLKDSLSAKAILVKNILNKGALFEIKSLTDTLSKPTPFIANFYNTFQPLDTLLGESVFSDKTERFFKALRDNDSIVFKAKNKVKFNKSNASTMIDLIKNFDFPDNKEDFKTFLISELAKLEDPRTDAFLNNLYEESYSKPDIQNTILRSLLNKSTKKSYATFLDLLNKDLPLSGSISSMFYNYNDSLALKKTLFPDLLEYTSIEEYKEPIYELLAKLKDSSVIKTKAYKKYRKQLIKDGKIEVKRSLKSKASYNYRSYSSSLYAFVKLIFPFRKEAEAKNFFNKLLDSDNVTALTTYYVLLEETGEAIPEKLKEKTIDDYKNQANLVDKMYRKKLYKQYLTEKISQEMYAKSSLFGNTTIEKERDSIYFLGKKTFKTDDDQEGDMYFYMLVQKEDKDETKRLYYAGFLKSKTKDRLQTEVYYDSGYSGNYIDQNEEEDKLMKDVLDLVIHKNRRRLDDSGY; encoded by the coding sequence ATGAAAAATTACATATTTGCACTTTTCTGTGCAATTTCATTTACCTCTCTTTCACAAAATCAAAATAACGATCAAAGTTTGCTTTGGGAAATCTCTGGAAACAATTTAACTAAATCGTCATATATTTATGGCACAATGCACGTTAGTGCAAAAGTTGCTTTTAGACTAGATGATGTTTTTTTTAAGGCTTTAGAAAACAGTGAGAGCATTGCTTTAGAGTCTGACCCTTCCACCTGGTTAGCTTTTAATTACCAGACAACGACTTTAACTCCTCAAAATTACTCTCAGAGTTATGACAAAAATTTTTACTCAACACTTTTTGGAATAGAACATCCAGAGGAAGTTGCTATTAGAGGTAGTATAAGATCTGATAACAGAATGATTAATGGCTATCTGTATCGTAAAGATGGTTATGCCGATAATTTTGAAGAAGAAACCTACTTGGATATGTTTATTTATCAAGCTGGTAAAAAGAAAAATAAAGCCATTTATAGCTTAGAAGATATTGAAGAGTCTCGCTATTTAGTATCGAAAGCACAACGTAACGCAAGAAAAAACAAAATAGACCCTTGGTTAACTAAATTGTATGAAAAAGAAAACCCATATCTAGTTCAAGAAAACACTTATAGAGATCGCAATTTAGCTTTGTTAGACTCTATCGGAGTTGCTTCCAACACTGAGTATTTTAGAGAAAACATGTTGTACATACGCAATGCCAATATGGTACATGTTTTAGACTCATTAATGCAATCACAATCCGTATTTGCAGGTGTTGGCGCTGCACATTTACCAGGAAATAAAGGGATGCTAAAAATGCTTGAAGACAAAGGTTACACAGTAAAACCTTTACTATCTAAACAAACGACTGTCGCACAAACCAAAAAAGAACAAATTGAAGCATTTATTGCACCAACTAGCATTACAAAACAAAGTACACCTGACGGTTTTTTAACCCTAAAGGCTTTTACGGAACTTTATGAGTTTTATTATGGTGGTCAAAAATATTACATATCTCCAGACATGACCAATGGTGCGTATTTAACTATTAGTAGGTTTAATACTTTTGATTATTTACCAAACGACAAAGAAATTTCTTTAAATAGATTAGATAATTTTTTATTTGAGGATATTCCTGGAGATATTATCAAAAAAGAAATACTATCCAATCCGTATCCAGGTATCAGTATTTTAAATAAAACTAAAAAAGGTGACTATCAAAAATATCATATATACAAAACACCTTTAGAAGTAGTCGTGATAAAATTTGCTGGTCAAAAAGAGTATGTTTTAAAAAATGAAGCACCAATATTTAAATCTATAAAATTTAAAACACCAACAAATACATTAACAACCTTTACCTCTGCTTACAATAAATACAAGGTTAATTTTCCAGAATACCATACCACAGATAACGTCCAAAATGCAGGACAAAAATTAATCCAAGGTAAAATAAAAGACGATTATTATTTTGTAAAAGAAGTCGCTTTTAACGATGTCTACTATATTGAAGAAGATAAATTTGAAGCTAAATATATCGTCACCAACTTTTTCAAAGATTTTGAAATTGAAGATTCTACAGGAGAGTACAAAAACAACAAATATTACAGTTATGAAGGTGTAGCAAAAAAGGACTCAACGTCTTTAGAAAACATCCACTTAAAAAGTATAGTAAAAGACGGAAGCTACTTTTTATTAGGCTACATTGGTACTAATAAAGACCTAGCAGATAACTTTTTTAAATCCTTTAAATTTACACCTATTAATCAGGAAGGGTTTACAAAAATAATTGACACATCGTTACATTTTTCTGTAGTCACTAACACAAAATCAACGCCTCCATACGACTATTACAGCTATAGTACACCTAAAGATTACGAAGAAAAAACTAAGCGCACCACTTACTATTCAAAATCAAATGAGCAAGTATACATAAGCAAACTAAAATTTCATGATTTGCAGATGTACAAAAATGTAGATAGCCTATGGAATGAAATTGATGCAGAATTAAAAGCTGTTGAAAAAATTGACGGATTCAAAAAATATAATATTTCTGACAAGAAAAAGTATAAAAAAGATAATCAGTATGTTTATGAGTACACCTTAAAAGATTCGTTAAGTGCAAAAGCAATCTTAGTAAAAAACATACTTAATAAAGGTGCTCTATTTGAAATTAAAAGCCTAACGGACACGCTATCAAAACCAACACCTTTTATCGCTAATTTTTATAATACATTTCAACCTTTAGACACGTTGTTAGGAGAATCTGTTTTTAGTGACAAAACTGAACGTTTTTTTAAAGCACTACGTGATAACGACAGCATAGTATTTAAAGCAAAAAACAAAGTGAAGTTTAATAAATCTAACGCAAGTACTATGATAGATTTGATTAAAAACTTTGATTTTCCGGATAATAAAGAAGATTTTAAAACTTTTTTAATTTCAGAATTGGCAAAACTTGAAGACCCTAGAACAGATGCTTTTTTAAATAATTTATACGAAGAGTCTTACTCTAAACCTGATATTCAAAACACTATTTTAAGGTCACTTTTAAATAAATCAACAAAAAAATCTTATGCTACTTTTTTAGATCTACTTAATAAAGACCTACCCTTAAGTGGATCTATTAGCTCAATGTTTTATAATTATAACGACTCGTTAGCGCTTAAAAAAACACTTTTTCCTGACCTATTAGAATACACATCAATTGAGGAATATAAAGAGCCTATTTACGAGCTGTTAGCAAAATTAAAAGACAGTAGTGTTATTAAAACAAAAGCTTATAAAAAATACAGAAAGCAATTAATAAAAGATGGTAAAATAGAAGTTAAACGAAGCTTAAAATCTAAAGCAAGTTATAATTATAGATCTTACAGTAGCTCATTATATGCTTTTGTAAAATTAATTTTTCCGTTTAGAAAAGAAGCCGAAGCTAAAAACTTTTTCAACAAACTATTAGATAGCGACAATGTTACTGCACTTACAACATATTATGTATTATTAGAAGAAACTGGAGAAGCAATACCAGAAAAATTAAAAGAAAAAACAATAGACGACTATAAAAACCAAGCCAACTTAGTAGACAAAATGTATCGTAAAAAGCTATACAAACAGTATCTAACAGAAAAAATTAGTCAAGAAATGTATGCTAAATCTAGTTTGTTTGGAAACACAACTATCGAAAAAGAAAGAGATTCTATTTATTTTTTAGGCAAAAAAACCTTTAAAACAGACGACGATCAAGAGGGAGACATGTATTTTTATATGTTAGTACAAAAAGAGGATAAGGATGAAACCAAACGTTTATATTATGCAGGCTTTTTAAAATCTAAAACAAAAGACAGGCTCCAGACTGAAGTCTATTACGACTCTGGTTACAGTGGTAATTATATCGATCAAAACGAGGAAGAAGATAAATTAATGAAAGATGTTTTAGACCTAGTTATCCATAAAAACCGAAGACGACTGGACGATAGTGGTTACTAA
- a CDS encoding helix-turn-helix transcriptional regulator — protein MALIKDLKNVAEGSFNETQVDQDVFVLTYQNETSNNQIVERFIDSGFIQFHFCLKGNSDFIFNNGNYVLNIAEETSLLLYNPQKDLPINLHVKPDCWLVSVLISIKKFHGLFSQEADYITFLSSDNKDKKYYKDGKISPSMAIALNQIINYNLNSSIKTLYFKGKAYELLSLYFNRGEDANIDQCPFLVDESNVAKIKQAKDIVIARMAEPPTLQELSEEINLSLKKLKEGFKQIYGDSVFSFLFDYKMEVARKLLETGSHNVNEVGLRVGYSTASHFIAAFKKKYGITPKKYIQSI, from the coding sequence ATGGCACTTATTAAAGATCTTAAAAATGTCGCTGAAGGTTCGTTTAACGAAACACAGGTTGATCAGGATGTTTTTGTTTTAACTTATCAAAATGAAACGTCTAATAATCAGATTGTTGAGCGCTTTATTGATAGTGGTTTTATTCAATTTCATTTTTGTTTAAAGGGTAATAGTGACTTTATATTTAACAATGGTAACTACGTTTTAAATATTGCTGAAGAAACCTCATTGCTGCTTTATAATCCGCAAAAAGACTTGCCAATTAATCTACATGTAAAGCCTGATTGTTGGTTGGTTTCTGTTTTAATATCTATAAAAAAGTTTCATGGTTTGTTTTCTCAAGAAGCCGATTATATCACGTTTTTAAGTAGTGATAATAAGGATAAAAAATATTACAAGGATGGAAAGATTTCGCCATCTATGGCTATTGCATTAAATCAAATTATTAATTATAACTTAAACTCATCTATTAAAACCTTGTATTTTAAAGGAAAAGCATATGAGTTACTTAGCTTGTATTTTAATAGAGGAGAGGATGCTAATATTGATCAGTGTCCCTTTTTAGTAGATGAATCTAATGTTGCTAAAATTAAGCAAGCCAAAGATATTGTAATTGCTAGAATGGCAGAGCCACCAACTTTACAAGAATTGTCTGAAGAAATAAATTTATCGCTTAAAAAATTAAAAGAAGGTTTTAAGCAGATTTATGGAGACTCTGTTTTTAGTTTTTTGTTTGATTATAAAATGGAGGTTGCAAGAAAGCTTTTAGAGACAGGTTCGCACAATGTTAACGAGGTTGGTTTGCGTGTTGGATATAGTACGGCTAGCCATTTTATCGCTGCTTTTAAAAAAAAGTATGGGATTACTCCTAAAAAGTATATACAGTCCATATAA
- the hemA gene encoding glutamyl-tRNA reductase — translation MEHYHMSTGTYFYALGLSYKKADAEIRGHFSLDESSKEALLNQARSNGVESLIVTSTCNRTEIYGFAEHPYQLIQLLCDNTKGTVEEFQKFAYIYKGKEAISHLFRVGSGLDSQILGDFEIIGQLKKSTIESKKHGLLNPFIERLVNSVIQASKRIKTETEISSGATSVSFASVQYILNTIEDVTNKNILLFGTGKIGRNTCENLVKHTKNEQITLINRTKGKAEAVAGKFNLVVKDYANLQEEINEADILIVATGAQNPTVDKQLIQSKKDLLILDLSIPKNVDENVTDLPNVKRIHLDDLSQITDETLERRKLQIPLAESIIEDIKADFIGWLETRKFAPTIKALKHKLQGFKNAELDTQRKKMANFNEEQAEIISNKIIQKITNHFAHHLKDDAFSTDESLELIKKVFQLENTAKHV, via the coding sequence ATGGAGCACTATCACATGTCAACAGGCACATATTTTTACGCGTTAGGTTTAAGTTATAAAAAGGCAGATGCAGAAATTAGAGGTCATTTTAGTTTAGATGAATCTTCTAAAGAAGCCCTTTTAAACCAAGCTAGATCAAACGGAGTAGAAAGCCTAATCGTAACGTCAACTTGCAATCGTACAGAAATTTACGGTTTTGCAGAACACCCATATCAATTAATTCAACTATTGTGCGATAACACAAAAGGAACTGTTGAAGAGTTCCAAAAATTTGCATATATCTATAAAGGCAAAGAAGCTATTTCGCATTTATTTAGAGTTGGTTCTGGATTAGACAGCCAAATTTTAGGAGATTTTGAAATAATTGGACAGCTTAAAAAAAGTACTATCGAATCTAAAAAACATGGCTTACTAAACCCTTTTATTGAGCGTTTAGTAAACTCTGTAATTCAAGCAAGCAAACGCATTAAAACCGAAACCGAAATTTCTTCTGGTGCAACAAGCGTATCTTTTGCTTCTGTTCAATACATTTTAAATACTATTGAAGACGTAACCAACAAAAACATACTATTGTTTGGTACTGGTAAAATTGGACGTAACACCTGCGAAAATTTAGTTAAGCATACTAAAAACGAGCAAATCACATTAATAAATCGTACCAAAGGAAAAGCAGAAGCTGTTGCTGGTAAATTTAATTTAGTGGTTAAGGATTATGCCAACCTACAAGAAGAAATAAATGAAGCTGACATTTTAATTGTAGCTACTGGAGCACAAAACCCAACGGTTGATAAACAACTAATTCAATCTAAAAAAGACTTATTAATTTTAGATTTATCTATTCCTAAAAATGTAGACGAAAACGTAACAGATTTACCTAACGTAAAACGTATACATTTAGACGATTTATCGCAAATTACCGATGAGACTTTAGAGCGCAGAAAACTTCAAATACCATTAGCAGAAAGTATTATAGAAGACATCAAAGCTGACTTTATAGGTTGGTTAGAAACTAGAAAATTTGCACCAACAATCAAGGCATTAAAACATAAACTACAAGGTTTTAAAAATGCCGAGTTAGATACGCAACGCAAAAAAATGGCTAACTTTAACGAAGAACAAGCCGAAATTATAAGTAATAAAATTATTCAAAAAATAACCAATCATTTCGCTCATCATCTAAAAGATGATGCTTTCTCAACAGACGAAAGTTTGGAATTAATAAAAAAAGTGTTTCAATTAGAAAACACCGCAAAGCATGTCTAA